From the genome of Malus domestica chromosome 04, GDT2T_hap1, one region includes:
- the LOC103427972 gene encoding calcium-binding protein CP1-like: MSAADSDNDGFVQYEEFERVLACGDRAKSSGVMDDVFKVMDKDDDGKLSHEDMKNYMSSAGFVVTDEDIKAMIKLGGGDENQGVTYAGLLKILAVDQVSEAS, translated from the coding sequence ATGTCTGCCGCTGATTCCGACAACGACGGGTTCGTCCAGTATGAGGAGTTCGAGCGCGTCTTGGCTTGCGGCGACAGGGCAAAAAGCTCGGGAGTGATGGATGACGTGTTTAAGGTGATGGACAAGGACGACGACGGGAAACTCAGCCACGAGGACATGAAGAATTACATGAGCAGCGCCGGCTTCGTCGTCACCGATGAAGATATCAAGGCCATGATTAAACTAGGCGGCGGCGATGAGAACCAAGGCGTGACGTATGCTGGCTTGCTTAAGATCCTGGCCGTTGATCAAGTCAGCGAAGCGTCTTGA
- the LOC103427950 gene encoding uncharacterized protein isoform X1: MANMMRFKDFWVKKTLVGLGLGQFLSLLITSTGFSSSELAKKGINVPTSQSFLNYVLLAIVYGGIMLYRRKPLKAKWYYYVLLGIVDVEANFLVVKAYQYTSITSVMLLDCWSIPCVMLLTWLFLKTKYRFAKITGVVVCVAGLVMVVFSDVHAGDRAGGSKPSVGDALVIAGATLYAVSNVSEEFLVKNADRVELMSMLGLFGAFVSAIQMSILERHELKSIHWSSGAVLPFVGFSVAMFLFYSFVPVLLKANGSTMLNLSLLTSDMWAVLIRIFAYHEKVDWMYFVAFAGVCVGLVIYSGGEEEDQRRADVADENAERSKHFDEEAGPVGRGTGAGTSKSGDSSRHETVTGSSTEREVADSKSVGKYVQGRKS; encoded by the exons ATGGCAAACATGATGAGGTTTAAAGATTTTTGGGTAAAGAAGACACTGGTGGGTCTTGGGTTGGGCCAGTTTCTCTCGCTTTTGATCACTTCTACAGGCTTTTCATCATCTGAGCTTGCCAAAAAAG gaATTAATGTTCCTACTTCACAGTCTTTTCTGAACTATGTGCTCTTGGCAATTGTATATGGAGGTATCATGCTTTACCGAAGGAAGCCACTTAAG GCTAAATGGTATTATTATGTGCTTCTGGGAATAGTGGACGTGGAGGCAAATTTTCTAG TGGTGAAGGCTTATCAATACACATCTATAACAAGCGTAATGCTGCTGGATTGTTGGTCTATCCCATGCGTTATGCTTCTTACTTGGCTtttcttaaaaacaaaatatagaTTTGCAAAGATAACTGGTGTGGTGGTTTGTGTTGCTGGGCTAGTCATGGTTGTTTTTTCAGATGTTCATGCAGGTGACCGAGCAG GAGGGAGCAAGCCCAGTGTAGGAGATGCCCTAGTAATTGCTGGTGCTACGCTATATGCTGTCAGTAATGTCAGTGAG GAGTTTCTAGTAAAGAATGCCGACAGGGTTGAACTTATGTCCATGCTGGGCTTGTTTGGTGCCTTCGTCAGTGCTATCCAAAT GAGCATACTGGAGCGCCATGAGCTCAAATCCATTCACTGGTCGTCTGGGGCA GTACTTCCTTTTGTTGGATTTTCAGTGGCTATGTTCCTGTTTTACTCATTTGTCCCAGTCTTACTGAAG GCTAATGGATCCACAATGTTAAACCTCTCGTTGCTAACCTCAGACATGTGGGCAGTCTTAATTCGCATTTTTGCGTACCATGAGAAG GTTGATTGGATGTACTTTGTGGCCTTTGCTGGCGTTTGTGTTGGGCTTGTTATTTATTCGGG GGGTGAAGAGGAGGATCAACGCCGTGCTGATGTTGCGGATGAAAATGCAGAGCGAAGCAAACATTTTGACGAGGAAGCTGGTCCAGTAGGCCGAGGAACAGGGGCCGGAACCTCAAAATCTGGGGATAGCAGCAGGCATGAGACTGTTACTGGTAGCAGTACAGAAAGGGAAGTAGCTGACAGCAAGAGCGTAGGAAAATATGTACAAGGGAGGAAATCATGA
- the LOC103427950 gene encoding uncharacterized protein isoform X2: MLYRRKPLKAKWYYYVLLGIVDVEANFLVVKAYQYTSITSVMLLDCWSIPCVMLLTWLFLKTKYRFAKITGVVVCVAGLVMVVFSDVHAGDRAGGSKPSVGDALVIAGATLYAVSNVSEEFLVKNADRVELMSMLGLFGAFVSAIQMSILERHELKSIHWSSGAVLPFVGFSVAMFLFYSFVPVLLKANGSTMLNLSLLTSDMWAVLIRIFAYHEKVDWMYFVAFAGVCVGLVIYSGGEEEDQRRADVADENAERSKHFDEEAGPVGRGTGAGTSKSGDSSRHETVTGSSTEREVADSKSVGKYVQGRKS, encoded by the exons ATGCTTTACCGAAGGAAGCCACTTAAG GCTAAATGGTATTATTATGTGCTTCTGGGAATAGTGGACGTGGAGGCAAATTTTCTAG TGGTGAAGGCTTATCAATACACATCTATAACAAGCGTAATGCTGCTGGATTGTTGGTCTATCCCATGCGTTATGCTTCTTACTTGGCTtttcttaaaaacaaaatatagaTTTGCAAAGATAACTGGTGTGGTGGTTTGTGTTGCTGGGCTAGTCATGGTTGTTTTTTCAGATGTTCATGCAGGTGACCGAGCAG GAGGGAGCAAGCCCAGTGTAGGAGATGCCCTAGTAATTGCTGGTGCTACGCTATATGCTGTCAGTAATGTCAGTGAG GAGTTTCTAGTAAAGAATGCCGACAGGGTTGAACTTATGTCCATGCTGGGCTTGTTTGGTGCCTTCGTCAGTGCTATCCAAAT GAGCATACTGGAGCGCCATGAGCTCAAATCCATTCACTGGTCGTCTGGGGCA GTACTTCCTTTTGTTGGATTTTCAGTGGCTATGTTCCTGTTTTACTCATTTGTCCCAGTCTTACTGAAG GCTAATGGATCCACAATGTTAAACCTCTCGTTGCTAACCTCAGACATGTGGGCAGTCTTAATTCGCATTTTTGCGTACCATGAGAAG GTTGATTGGATGTACTTTGTGGCCTTTGCTGGCGTTTGTGTTGGGCTTGTTATTTATTCGGG GGGTGAAGAGGAGGATCAACGCCGTGCTGATGTTGCGGATGAAAATGCAGAGCGAAGCAAACATTTTGACGAGGAAGCTGGTCCAGTAGGCCGAGGAACAGGGGCCGGAACCTCAAAATCTGGGGATAGCAGCAGGCATGAGACTGTTACTGGTAGCAGTACAGAAAGGGAAGTAGCTGACAGCAAGAGCGTAGGAAAATATGTACAAGGGAGGAAATCATGA